In Sparus aurata chromosome 3, fSpaAur1.1, whole genome shotgun sequence, the following are encoded in one genomic region:
- the tnfa gene encoding tumor necrosis factor a (TNF superfamily, member 2), with protein MEGECKVLLDATVDTEARKGTTQSVKAGPKLMTILLTFTLCLAAAATVAVSVFNRQAKGPGQDEDNFDLHHTLRQISNTNVRAAIHLQGEYNPDMKTSVQWKEQVDQSHAQGGLRLDNNEIVIPASGLYFIYSQASFRVSCSSSDADDTTSKPLVHLSHTVQRWSRKYGDDEANKTYVPILHSVRTACQKTVSSSPDDEGSWFSAVYMGAVFSLTSGDRLQTVMEEKMLPMLEDEPGKTFFGVFAL; from the exons ATGGAAGGAGAATGCAAAGTACTGCTGGATGCCACTGTCGACACAGAAGCCAGGAAAGGGACAACGCAGAGTGTCAAAGCCGGCCCAAAACTAATGACTATCCTGCTGACGTTCACACTCtgcctcgctgctgctgctactgtcGCTGTCTCCGTCTTCAACAGGCAAGCCAAG GGCCCAGGACAAGATGAAGACAATTTTG atcTTCATCATACATTGAGACaaatttcaaacacaaatgtaagAGCGGCCATTCATTTACAAG GAGAATACAATCCTGACATGAAGACCTCAGTGCAATGGAAGGAACAGGTGGATCAGTCACACGCCCAAGGAGGGCTACGACTTGACAACAATGAAATAGTTATTCCTGCAAGTGGCCTATACTTCATTTATAGCCAAGCATCTTTccgtgtcagctgcagcagcagtgacgcTGACGACACCACCTCAAAGCCCTTGGTCCACCTGAGCCACACTGTGCAGCGCTGGTCCCGCAAGTATGGGGACGATGAAGCCAACAAGACATATGTGCCAATCCTGCACTCTGTCCGCACTGCCTGCCAGaaaacagtgagcagcagtccAGATGATGAGGGGAGCTGGTTTTCTGCGGTGTATATGGGAGCTGTGTTCAGCCTGACCTCAGGGGACAGACTGCAAacagtgatggaggagaagatgCTGCCCATGCTGGAGGATGAGCCAGGCAAGACTTTCTTTGGGGTGTTTGCTTTGTGA